From the genome of Cherax quadricarinatus isolate ZL_2023a chromosome 47, ASM3850222v1, whole genome shotgun sequence, one region includes:
- the LOC128696537 gene encoding zinc finger protein 350 isoform X2, producing the protein MDHFLSGLDHGPNPWYAPRPPVTSQCHEFSIGNSSFQLIPIPGNSTHISNNHISSNHTSNNHTSSNHISNNQSSQSAFKLPPDSPKVKSEVPDEDERNESKTPPPSVALTPLSTNMAHHSHKAKNSERWDTKKVCNICGKVLSRGDKLKNHIRTHTNNFPFHCDTCGQGFLRSEGLRVHNRIHTGERPYVCMVCGKAYTRKDKLTRHAIVHTGERPFVCQHCGKSFTRKDKMQRHEMIHKINKPFTCVPCNLEFVRQETFNAHMEKKHPERLPYTVVQHARSASPGYHPQGLNLSDNKISTKVSQGSSKISSISTSTSSGTTTSTTSFSSGTSLLSSTSLASSTALTSGASLLSGASLLAGTSLLNSTSLLSSVSLPSGNGTNALS; encoded by the exons ATGGACCATTTCTTAAGTGGCTTGGACCACGGACCAAACCCGTGGTATGCTCCTCGTCCACCTGTAACAAGTCAATGTCACGAGTTTTCTATTGGTAACA GCTCATTCCAGTTAATTCCTATTCCTGGCAACAGCACCCATATCAGCAACAACCATATTAGCAGTAACCATACCAGCAACAACCATACTAGCAGCAACCATATAAGCAACAATCAAAGTTCACAGTCTGCTTTCAAATTGCCTCCTGATTCTCCAAAGGTTAAGTCTGAGGTTCCTGATGAGGATGAGAGGAATGAAAGCaaaactcctcctccttcagtAGCCTTAACACCATTGTCCACTAATATGGCTCACCACAGCCATAAAGCCAAAAATA GTGAACGGTGGGACACAAAGAAGGTGTGCAACATTTGTGGAAAAGTTCTTTCTCGTGGTGATAAACTGAAGAATCACATTCGAACACATACCAACAATTTCCCTTTCCACTGTGATACATGTGGTCAAGGATTTCTTCGATCAGAAGGCCTTCGTGTGCACAATCGAATTCATACTGGGGAACGTCCTTATGTTTGCATGGTCTGTGGTAAGGCATACACAAGAAAAGATAAACTAACTAGACATGCTATTGTTCATACTGGTGAGCGGCCATTTGTATGTCAGCATTGTGGTAAATCTTTTACACGAAAAGATAAAATGCAGCGGCACGAGATGATACACAAAATTAATAAACCTTTCACCTGTGTTCCATGTAATCTGGAATTTGTACGTCAGGAAACTTTCAATGCTCACATGGAAAAGAAACATCCTGAGCGTCTCCCTTACACTGTGGTGCAGCATGCACGGTCTGCAAGCCCAGGATACCATCCTCAAGGACTTAATCTCTCAGATAATAAGATTAGCACAAAAGTCTCACAAGGCAGCTCTAAAATATCAAGCATTTCCACATCAACAAGTAGTGGTACTACAACTTCAACTACATCTTTCTCAAGTGGTACCTCACTCCTCAGTAGTACCTCACTTGCATCTAGTACTGCTCTAACAAGTGGAGCATCACTTCTAAGTGGAGCTTCACTTTTAGCTGGTACATCACTCCTCAACAGTACTTCTCTTCTTAGTAGTGTCTCACTACCAAGTGGTAATGGGACTAATGCCTTATCATGA
- the LOC128696537 gene encoding zinc finger protein 184 isoform X1 — translation MDHFLSGLDHGPNPWYAPRPPVTSQCHEFSIGNSSFQLIPIPGNSTHISNNHISSNHTSNNHTSSNHISNNQSSQSAFKLPPDSPKVKSEVPDEDERNESKTPPPSVALTPLSTNMAHHSHKAKNSERWDTKKVCNICGKVLSRGDKLKNHIRTHTNNFPFHCDTCGQGFLRSEGLRVHNRIHTGERPYVCMVCGKAYTRKDKLTRHAIVHTGERPFVCQHCGKSFTRKDKMQRHEMIHKINKPFTCVPCNLEFVRQETFNAHMEKKHPERLPYTVVQHARSASPGYHPQGLNLSDNKISTKVSQGSSKISSISTSTSSGTTTSTTSFSSGTSLLSSTSLASSTALTSGASLLSGASLLAVMSPCFSITCRGIHSRPILNYVGDTRQDLMFLHHL, via the exons ATGGACCATTTCTTAAGTGGCTTGGACCACGGACCAAACCCGTGGTATGCTCCTCGTCCACCTGTAACAAGTCAATGTCACGAGTTTTCTATTGGTAACA GCTCATTCCAGTTAATTCCTATTCCTGGCAACAGCACCCATATCAGCAACAACCATATTAGCAGTAACCATACCAGCAACAACCATACTAGCAGCAACCATATAAGCAACAATCAAAGTTCACAGTCTGCTTTCAAATTGCCTCCTGATTCTCCAAAGGTTAAGTCTGAGGTTCCTGATGAGGATGAGAGGAATGAAAGCaaaactcctcctccttcagtAGCCTTAACACCATTGTCCACTAATATGGCTCACCACAGCCATAAAGCCAAAAATA GTGAACGGTGGGACACAAAGAAGGTGTGCAACATTTGTGGAAAAGTTCTTTCTCGTGGTGATAAACTGAAGAATCACATTCGAACACATACCAACAATTTCCCTTTCCACTGTGATACATGTGGTCAAGGATTTCTTCGATCAGAAGGCCTTCGTGTGCACAATCGAATTCATACTGGGGAACGTCCTTATGTTTGCATGGTCTGTGGTAAGGCATACACAAGAAAAGATAAACTAACTAGACATGCTATTGTTCATACTGGTGAGCGGCCATTTGTATGTCAGCATTGTGGTAAATCTTTTACACGAAAAGATAAAATGCAGCGGCACGAGATGATACACAAAATTAATAAACCTTTCACCTGTGTTCCATGTAATCTGGAATTTGTACGTCAGGAAACTTTCAATGCTCACATGGAAAAGAAACATCCTGAGCGTCTCCCTTACACTGTGGTGCAGCATGCACGGTCTGCAAGCCCAGGATACCATCCTCAAGGACTTAATCTCTCAGATAATAAGATTAGCACAAAAGTCTCACAAGGCAGCTCTAAAATATCAAGCATTTCCACATCAACAAGTAGTGGTACTACAACTTCAACTACATCTTTCTCAAGTGGTACCTCACTCCTCAGTAGTACCTCACTTGCATCTAGTACTGCTCTAACAAGTGGAGCATCACTTCTAAGTGGAGCTTCACTTTTAGCTG